In Gilliamella sp. B3022, the sequence CCATAGGTTGTTAATGCTTCAGACAAACCATAGTCGATGTCAGCACGTAATGTATGTAAAGGAACACGACCTTCACGATACCATTCACTACGAGCGATTTCAGCGCCGCCTAAACGACCACTTACTTCAACTTTGATACCTTTAGCACCCGCTTTCATTGCGTTTTGAACCGCACGTTTCATAGCACGACGGAACATAACACGGCGTTCTAACTGAGAAGTAATGCTGTCAGCAACTAATTTAGCATCAAGTTCAGGTTTACGAACTTCGGCAATATTAATTTGTACTGCAACATCACGTTTTTCTCTTTTGTCTTTATATTTATTGACAATAGAAGCTACGGCATTACGTAATTTTTCAACATCCTCACCTTTTTTACCAATCACAATACCTGGACGAGCAGTGTGAATAGTAATGCGAACGTTGGTTTCTGCTGAACGATCGATTACAATCTTAGAGATTGATGCTTGTGCTAATTCTTTGTTCAAGAATTCACGCACTCTAAAATCACTTTCTAAATTATCAGCGAATGTCTTTGTACCCGAATACCATGTAGATGTCCAAGGCTTGACGATGCCTAGTCGGATACCATTTGGATTTACTTTTTGACCCATTGCTATTCTCCAGCCTAGCGATCTGAGACGATCACGGTGATGTGACTCGTACGCTTCAAAATTCGATCTGCACGACCTTTCGCACGAGGCATAATACGCTTCATGGTTGGGCCTTCATCTACGAAAATTTTCGCAACTTTTAGATCATCAATATCAGCACCATCGTTATGCTCTGCATTAGCAATAGCAGACTCTAATACTTTTTTAACCAGTACAGCCGCTTTTTTATTGGTGTACGTTAAAATATCAAGTGCCTGAGACAC encodes:
- the rpsC gene encoding 30S ribosomal protein S3 — protein: MGQKVNPNGIRLGIVKPWTSTWYSGTKTFADNLESDFRVREFLNKELAQASISKIVIDRSAETNVRITIHTARPGIVIGKKGEDVEKLRNAVASIVNKYKDKREKRDVAVQINIAEVRKPELDAKLVADSITSQLERRVMFRRAMKRAVQNAMKAGAKGIKVEVSGRLGGAEIARSEWYREGRVPLHTLRADIDYGLSEALTTYGIIGVKVWIFKGEILGGMAAVEQAEKQPAAQPKKQRKGRKQ
- the rplV gene encoding 50S ribosomal protein L22: METIAKYRHARSSAQKVRLVADLIRGKNVSQALDILTYTNKKAAVLVKKVLESAIANAEHNDGADIDDLKVAKIFVDEGPTMKRIMPRAKGRADRILKRTSHITVIVSDR